One segment of Cydia amplana chromosome 16, ilCydAmpl1.1, whole genome shotgun sequence DNA contains the following:
- the LOC134655306 gene encoding uncharacterized protein LOC134655306 has translation MNPLDISYKLLEQGQFLKATFSINSKRRGAPYTTEFNIDDMVQVRFKIEQDTSKGRDDPCYGYTDGDLAVLVYMSYKKCDIVKDFAVKLNMKVNDFNYSEQLMCPETWTEWIEVGKLPKSKSNSNVLLEVSMAVSKAEVITFVKLYNDTITTDIKVSTKGSKNPVQFHRSCLLTHSDFFKTLFQTGDFIDKKDFEIGEKDVTDQTIQHLKDYVYLGVLPDDGLCALLMLARCYLFENLKSECITKIVQTVTPEDLHRFMGFACENNMPELGVALLQSPHEVVHQAHVMSKMDRKRVHSEELEEPKKRKKVKK, from the exons ATGAATCCTCTCGACAT ATCATACAAGCTTTTAGAACAAGGGCAATTCCTGAAAGCTACATTTTCAATTAACTCTAAAAGAAGAGGTGCTCCATACACAACAGAATTTAATATAGATGATATGGTTCAAGTACGTTTTAAAATCGAACAAGATACATCAAAAGGTAGAGATGACCCATGCTATGGGTATACGGATGGCGACTTAGCAGTATTGGTCTATatgtcatataaaaaatgtgacaTAGTGAAAGATTTCGctgttaaattaaacatgaaagtAAATGATTTTAACTACTCGGAGCAATTAATGTGTCCCGAGACTTGGACTGAATGGATAGAAGTAGGTAAACTCCCTAAATCGAAGAGTAACTCAAATGTTCTTCTAGAAGTGAGTATGGCTGTGAGTAAAGCGGAAGTCATTACATTTGTCAAGCTGTATAATGATACAATCACTACTGATATCAAAGTTAGTACAAAAGGCAGCAAAAATCCTGTCCAGTTCCATAGGAGCTGCTTGCTAACTCACAGTGACTTCTTCAAGACTCTGTTCCAAACTGGAGATTTCATTGACAAGAAAGATTTTGAGATCGGTGAAAAAGATGTCACGGACCAGACGATACAGCATTTAAAGGATTACGTATACCTAGGCGTTCTGCCTGATGATGGTTTGTGCGCATTACTTATGCTTGCCAGATGCTATTTATTTGAGAACCTCAAGTCAGAGTGTATTACGAAGATAGTTCAAACGGTGACCCCGGAAGACTTGCACCGTTTTATGGGCTTTGCATGTGAGAACAACATGCCGGAATTGGGAGTAGCTTTGCTGCAGAGTCCGCACGAAGTTGTTCATCAAGCTCATGTGATGAGTAAAATGGACCGGAAACGGGTACATAGTGAAGAATTGGAAGAGCCaaaaaagaggaagaaagttaaaaaatag